The window AATTAAATTCAGAAATTGATTATTATATAACAAATGCATTATTTATAACAATAACAAATGCTAATTTTGATGATGAGATGATAGCAAAAGAGATCTTAAAAGGGATAGAAATAAGAGAGAAAGTAAAAACTCAATTGGATAATTTTGGATTAGATATAAAAAGGTTAAAAAATCATGATGCAACAACATTTACAGTAAAAACAATAGAGGATATGAATAAAAAAGCTTTAACTATTGGGGTACTTTCAACTGAAAATGAAGATATAAGATCTTTAAGAGAGGTTATAACTTATGGTTTAAAAGGTATGGCAGCTTATTATGAGCACTCTGTAAATTTAGGATATGAAAAGTCAGAGATAGTTATGTTTATAGAAAAAGCTTTAGTTTCAACTTTAGATGATTCAATAGAGTTAGGAGATTTAGTAGGATTAACTTTAGAAACAGGAAAATTTGGGGTAGATGTAATGGCCTTATTAGATTCTGCTAATACGGGAAAATTTGGAAATCCAGAGATAACAGAGGTAAATATAGGAGTTAGAAATAATCCTGGAATTTTAATATCAGGTCACGATTTAAATGATATAGTTCAACTTTTAGAGCAAACAGAGGGGACAGGAGTAGATGTATATACTCACTCAGAGATGTTACCAGCTCACTATTATCCAGAGTTAAAAAAATATAAACATTTAGCTGGAAACTACGGAAATGCATGGTGGAAACAAAAAGAGGAATTTGAAACATTTAATGGTCCTGTTGTATTTACAACAAACTGTATAGTACCTCCAAAAGCTGGGGCTTCATATGAAGGAAAAGTATTTACAACAAATGCAACTGGATTCCCAGGATGGAAAAGAGTTGAAGAAAAAGATGGGAAAAAAGATTTCTCAGAAGTTATAGCATTAGCTAAAACATGTAAAGCACCAACAGAGATTGAAACAGGAAAAATTATAG of the Cetobacterium sp. NK01 genome contains:
- the hcp gene encoding hydroxylamine reductase → MEKVPMFCFQCQETAGNKGCSIVGVCGKKPTTSNLQDLLIYTAKGISILRENISLEMREKDRELNSEIDYYITNALFITITNANFDDEMIAKEILKGIEIREKVKTQLDNFGLDIKRLKNHDATTFTVKTIEDMNKKALTIGVLSTENEDIRSLREVITYGLKGMAAYYEHSVNLGYEKSEIVMFIEKALVSTLDDSIELGDLVGLTLETGKFGVDVMALLDSANTGKFGNPEITEVNIGVRNNPGILISGHDLNDIVQLLEQTEGTGVDVYTHSEMLPAHYYPELKKYKHLAGNYGNAWWKQKEEFETFNGPVVFTTNCIVPPKAGASYEGKVFTTNATGFPGWKRVEEKDGKKDFSEVIALAKTCKAPTEIETGKIIGGFAHNQVFALADKVVDAVKSGAIRRFYVMAGCDGRMKSRDYYTEFAANLPKDTVILTAGCAKYKYNKLNLGDIGGIPRVLDAGQCNDSYSLALIALKLKEVFQLNDINELPIAYNIAWYEQKAVIVLLALLHLGVKNIHLGPTIPAFLSGNVLKVLIDNFNIGTVSTVEEDLKNF